CTGGCGGTGGTATTGGATGAGGTTTGCGCACGGCTCGGCTACCTGGTGGAAGTGGGGCTGGGTTACCTGACCCTGGACCGTCCCACGCGCACCCTCTCCGGCGGCGAAACCGAGCGCGTCAACCTTGCCACCTGCCTGGGCACCCGCCTGGTGAACACCTTGTTTGTTTTGGATGAACCCAGTGTCGGGTTGCACCCGCGGGACACTCACCGTCTCGTCAAATTACTCCAACGCCTGCGCGATGCCGGCAACACCGTCGTGGTGGTCGAGCATGAACCTTTGATCATCCAGGCGGCCGATCAGGTGGTGGATTTAGGCCCGGGCCACGGCGCAGAAGGCGGCCATCTGGTGTTTCAAGGTAGTCTATCAGAGCTCCAGCAATGCCCGCCCTCACTCACCGGCGCTTATCTAAGCGGCCGGCGGCAAATCCCCCTGCCCGTGCGGCGGATGGTAAAGGATGAGGACCCGCGCCTGGTCATCCGCCATGCCAACGCCCACAACCTCAAGGATTTGACGGTCGAGATTCCACTGGGGCGGTTCGTCGCCCTCACGGGCGTCAGCGGCTCCGGCAAGACCACACTGTTGCGTGATGTCCTGCTGCCGTTGCTCGCGGCCCGTTTCACCGGGTTGACGGTCGAAACCTCCAAAGACACCGAAACGGCAGAAGACGAGCCAGGAGACTGGGAAAACGAGCCGGAGCCAGCCTCCGCAGCTACTTTGGAAGGCGCAGAAGCACTCGGGCATGTGGTTTGGGTGGATCAATCCCCCATCGGCCGCACGCCCCGCTCCAACCCGGCCTTGTACACAGGCGCCTTCGAGGCTTTGCGCGAATTTTTTGCGCAATTGCCCATGGCCGCTTCTGCCGGGCTTAAGGCCAGCGACTTCAGCTTCAACTCCGCCCGCGGCCAGTGCGCGTACTGCCGGGGCGCCGGCTTTGAAAAAGTGGAAATGCAATTCCTGAGTGATGTGTTCATTCGCTGCCCGGCCTGTCAGGGCCGCAGGTACCGCTCGGAAGTGTTGAATATCACCTTTTCCGACCCCCAATCGCCCGCGCGCTCTTATAGCATTGCGGATGTGCTCGAAGCTTCGGTCGAAGAAGTTCAGGCGCTGATGGAGCGTTTCCCTGATTCGGCGCCTGCCCGCCGGGCCGCGGCAGCCCTGCAGGTTTTGCAGGACGTAGGGCTGGGCTATTTACGGCTGGGCCAGCCCATCAACACCCTTTCCGGCGGCGAGTGCCAGCGGCTTAAGCTGGCCCGCCATCTCGCCGAATTTTCCATGGCAACCCACCCCGCCTCCAGCCAGCCCACCCTGTTCCTTTTCGATGAGCCAACCACCGGCCTGCATTGGGAGGACGTGCGCGTGCTGCTGGAGGTCTTCAAAAAGTTGGTGGACCAGGGCCATTCGCTGCTGGTCATCGAGCACAACCTCGAAGTCATCAAAGCCGCCGATTGGTTGATTGACTTGGGCCCCGAGGCCGGCGCCGAGGGTGGCCGAATCGTCATTTGCGGGCCGCCGGAAATCGTGGCGGGTTGCGAGGCGAGTCATACCGGCGCGGCCCTCCGAGCCGATACCCAGTTTGCCCAGCATTGGCGGACGGCATCCAGCCCGGTTGCCTGAGCTAACGCCCGGCCCGCATCACCGGAGCCATGACCCGCTCGGCCAGGGCTAGCATTCGGCGGGCGGCGGATTCCGTCTGGCCGGCGTCCCATTCGGTTTGCGCCACCAGATAAATCAGGCGCGGGGCCGCGGATGGCTGACCGGCCAATTGGCGTAGAAGTGAAAGGTCTCTTTGCTCGGCGGGCAGATGAAAGATGGCCTCCGCCAATGCGTGCAGGACATTGGTATCACTGGGATTTTGCATCCACCGCGCCCGCCATTGTTCCACCGTGGCCTCGGTAAAAGCTGGCATCAAATGCCGGTCCAAAGTCCCCGGTGGCAGATGAATGCGACATAACCGCTCCGCCAGATGGTAGGCTTCCGTGTGCTTCTTTTCCGCCATGAGTGCCTGCAATAGCAACCATTGGCCGGCGGGCAGGTTGATTTCTCTCCCCAGGGCATTGGTGGCCGCCGCCACATCGCCTGCGCGCAGCAAGCGCGACGCCATCTCCACCCCCTGCACACGGTTGGTCGCCTGACGGCAGGCCTCAACCGCCAGGGCACGCAGCCCCCGCTGCAGCGCAAAATCGGCCAGAGTCAACAAAGCCACAGGTGTATCGGGCGTCAAGGACCAGAGGGTGGCCGGTTGTGGCTCCGCCTGCCAGGCAATCTCAAAGGCTTCGCGAAAATCATCCGGGCGCTCCAGCGGGGCCGCGCGCAAGAACTCCAGGGCCACATGCGGCTCGCGTGCGGCGAAATGCCTTGCGAACCGCAAACCCAGCCGCGGTTGCAGCGGATTGAGCCGCATAACCATCCATGCCTCCTCGCGCCCCCGCTCCGGCGACGCTCCGAACGCCAGGTCAAGCCAGGCCAGTTCCAACCGCAGCTCCCACTGATAAGGGTCCAGCCGCAGGGCCCGTAAAAACTCCTCCCGCAGTTGGACAGCCTGCAGCATTTGTTCCGTGCGCGGCTCATTTTGCAGCGCCAGCACCCGCGCCCGCAACCAGGCCACCCGTCTTTCGCTTGCCCAAGGCCAAAAGCGCAAGGATTGTTCAATCGTGGTGGCTTGGGCCGTGGGCAGGCTCTGTTTCAACCGCTGCTGCCAGCGCCAGAAACTCCACCCTTGGGCCACTGCCACCAGCACCACCGCAGCGCCCAGGGCATAATGCCAGATGATTTGGGGAACCGGCAGGGCCGGCGGCACTTCCGGACGGTGCGGCTGCTCCAACAAACCCACAGCCATTCCCAGCAACGCCGCAGCAAACAGCAAATTGGCCTGGGTCTGCCCCACAAACTCAAACTGGCCATGCACCCCAAAGGCCGCCAGCGCCGCCAGCGACCCGATGAGGATTTCAGGCTCCGCCACCTTGCGTCTCAAAGCCTCGCGCAGCACCTTGAGGAAAAGCACCCCCACCAGCGCCAGCCCCCAGACCGTGCCCGTGGCGCCGGTTTCTGCCATCCATTGCACGACATCATTCTCTGCGTGCCAGAAGGTTTTGTCTCCCGCAAAAGTTTTGAAGTGATTGAACGCAGGCGCAAAAGCGCCCGGCCCGACGCCAAACCAGGGGAAATGCGCCGTCATCTCCATCGCATCCTTCCAAATGGCTCGTTTGAAGGCCAAATCCCTGCCGCCGCCCTCCAATCGGTCCAGCACCAGGCCGCTGGCAGCCAACATAATCAGCAGCAACAGTACCACCCCGCCCGTGCAGACCAGCAGCCGGCTCCGATTTTTTGAACGCCGCCCCAGGTACACCAGCCAGACCACCAATCCCGCCCCGAATGCCAGACCACCCGCGCGCGACCCACATGCCACCGCCGCCACCAGAGCCGGCACCAGGACCACCACCAACAACAGAATCGTGGGCCAGCGACGCCGGGGCCGCGGGCGCCATTCTGAGCACGCCCGATGCAGCGGCGAAAGCGTGCGCATGCCCCACGCCAGTCCTAATAACACCCCCATGTAAGCCCAGTTGGCAAAATGATTGCGATTCGCAAACGTTCCGGCGGCGTACTGATAACGATTTTCCCAAATCCCCAGCAGGTGACTGGAGTCCACCCAGCGCAGCCAGGCCTCCGCCAGCACCAAAATCAACAACGCCCCCATGACAAACCGCAGGAATACCAGCGGAAACTGGCGCAGATGCGCGCCTTGCCGCGCCAGCCAAAACACCAGCACGGCCTGCAATAATTCCCAGTATCTTTGCACCGTTCCGGCGGGGGATAGCGTCAACGTCACCCAGGGTTCCACCATCCCCGGTTCCAAAGGAAATTGCCGGGCCAATGCGGCTCGCCCGGGACTAAGGTATTGCACCCAACTGAGAGGGAGAGGGATTAAATACAAGACCAGCCCTGCCAGCGCCATCCAACGCCACCAGCGCGGCAGCCAGATTTCCTGGCCGCGCCCCAGTTCTTCGGCCAGCCACAAAAGGCTCAGCCCCAACAACAAACCCACCACGGCCTGCCCTTCCGCTGTGACTGAACCAAACAAGAGCGGCGCCGCCGCCAATGCTGTCAACCATGGATAATGCCGCCACATGGGCGGCTCCATCATGCCGTGCCAAGGCCTTCACGTCGAATCAAAACCTGTGACAGCGCTGCGCGCCACCGGATGGAG
This is a stretch of genomic DNA from Fontisphaera persica. It encodes these proteins:
- a CDS encoding O-antigen ligase family protein, whose product is MMEPPMWRHYPWLTALAAAPLLFGSVTAEGQAVVGLLLGLSLLWLAEELGRGQEIWLPRWWRWMALAGLVLYLIPLPLSWVQYLSPGRAALARQFPLEPGMVEPWVTLTLSPAGTVQRYWELLQAVLVFWLARQGAHLRQFPLVFLRFVMGALLILVLAEAWLRWVDSSHLLGIWENRYQYAAGTFANRNHFANWAYMGVLLGLAWGMRTLSPLHRACSEWRPRPRRRWPTILLLVVVLVPALVAAVACGSRAGGLAFGAGLVVWLVYLGRRSKNRSRLLVCTGGVVLLLLIMLAASGLVLDRLEGGGRDLAFKRAIWKDAMEMTAHFPWFGVGPGAFAPAFNHFKTFAGDKTFWHAENDVVQWMAETGATGTVWGLALVGVLFLKVLREALRRKVAEPEILIGSLAALAAFGVHGQFEFVGQTQANLLFAAALLGMAVGLLEQPHRPEVPPALPVPQIIWHYALGAAVVLVAVAQGWSFWRWQQRLKQSLPTAQATTIEQSLRFWPWASERRVAWLRARVLALQNEPRTEQMLQAVQLREEFLRALRLDPYQWELRLELAWLDLAFGASPERGREEAWMVMRLNPLQPRLGLRFARHFAAREPHVALEFLRAAPLERPDDFREAFEIAWQAEPQPATLWSLTPDTPVALLTLADFALQRGLRALAVEACRQATNRVQGVEMASRLLRAGDVAAATNALGREINLPAGQWLLLQALMAEKKHTEAYHLAERLCRIHLPPGTLDRHLMPAFTEATVEQWRARWMQNPSDTNVLHALAEAIFHLPAEQRDLSLLRQLAGQPSAAPRLIYLVAQTEWDAGQTESAARRMLALAERVMAPVMRAGR